A single genomic interval of Streptomyces graminofaciens harbors:
- a CDS encoding PQQ-binding-like beta-propeller repeat protein — protein MSFGPPASPYTESATAAEKARRRRRTRLLGAVAATVVGALAVTAALLAYTADDTAPTAGKPSTAPQSPDDIRQTVEKRPATEAGRMAFRFSEDDMSPSEHYEMPGMWATDKILAKGINRTLVGFEIGKDVAVGDEVWSVRLDGPICGTTRHVTVDGRTAVAYRASTEEKALCDHVAFVDLDTGKKLWQATLPTTGTPSYAETLPNVTMTRGTVAVTWGKGSSAYDMDSGKVLWKSPRTDDCRDTGSAGDQALLIRDTCFNKTTTDDTFRIRKVDPRTGKVEWTYDVSKGVGNVYLVSSEPAVLAVAAGDVDITDLITLDENGKYRATIRLEGGNYLAECADQINYNAIDYCPSVVVGDGQVFLVSREDENQTAEDNANWIIGFDVKTGKTTKKFESGRNQLLYPLRMSGDQLLAVRVSTDNIRPYALVSLDPRTGEETPYYYFGLPTEAVVLTSPAAADFVVQNGRLFFGTKVATGPDNGKEKEWKWLVVGVESVRRGG, from the coding sequence GTGAGCTTCGGCCCGCCCGCCTCCCCGTACACCGAGTCCGCGACCGCGGCGGAGAAGGCACGCAGGCGACGCCGTACGAGGCTGCTGGGAGCGGTGGCCGCGACGGTGGTCGGCGCGCTGGCGGTGACCGCCGCACTGCTGGCGTACACGGCGGACGACACCGCACCCACGGCCGGCAAGCCGTCCACGGCTCCGCAGAGCCCCGACGACATCCGGCAGACGGTCGAGAAACGCCCGGCGACCGAGGCCGGACGCATGGCGTTCCGCTTCTCCGAGGACGACATGAGCCCGAGCGAGCACTACGAGATGCCGGGCATGTGGGCGACGGACAAGATCCTCGCCAAGGGCATCAACCGCACGCTCGTCGGCTTCGAGATCGGCAAGGACGTGGCCGTGGGCGACGAGGTGTGGAGCGTCCGGCTGGACGGCCCGATCTGCGGCACGACGCGTCACGTGACGGTCGACGGCCGTACGGCGGTGGCGTACAGGGCGAGCACCGAGGAGAAGGCCCTGTGCGACCACGTGGCGTTCGTCGACCTCGACACCGGCAAGAAGCTCTGGCAGGCCACCCTCCCCACGACCGGCACACCCTCCTACGCCGAGACCCTGCCGAACGTCACCATGACCCGCGGGACCGTGGCCGTGACCTGGGGCAAAGGCTCGAGCGCATACGACATGGACTCGGGCAAGGTGCTCTGGAAGAGCCCACGTACGGACGACTGCAGGGACACGGGCAGCGCCGGAGACCAGGCCCTGCTGATTCGCGACACCTGCTTCAACAAGACGACCACCGACGACACCTTCCGGATCCGGAAGGTCGACCCACGCACCGGCAAGGTGGAGTGGACCTACGACGTCTCCAAGGGCGTCGGGAACGTCTACCTGGTGTCCAGCGAGCCGGCCGTCCTGGCAGTCGCGGCCGGCGACGTCGATATCACCGACCTGATCACGCTCGACGAGAACGGCAAGTACCGCGCCACGATCCGCCTCGAAGGCGGCAACTACCTGGCGGAGTGCGCAGACCAGATCAACTACAACGCGATCGACTACTGCCCGTCAGTGGTGGTCGGCGACGGCCAGGTCTTCCTGGTGAGCCGTGAGGACGAGAACCAGACCGCCGAGGACAACGCCAACTGGATCATCGGCTTCGACGTGAAGACGGGAAAGACGACCAAGAAGTTCGAGTCGGGCCGCAACCAGCTCCTGTATCCCCTGCGCATGAGCGGCGACCAGCTCCTCGCGGTCCGCGTGAGCACGGACAACATCAGACCGTACGCCCTGGTCAGCCTCGACCCCCGTACGGGTGAGGAGACCCCGTACTACTACTTCGGCCTCCCCACGGAGGCGGTCGTCCTGACGAGCCCGGCGGCAGCCGACTTCGTCGTCCAGAACGGCCGCCTCTTCTTCGGCACCAAGGTGGCGACGGGCC